The DNA segment TATGGGTTACTTGCTATTATCATTATCTTTCAGCCAGAGCTGAGAAGAGGTCTTGAGCAGTTAGGACGAGGGCGCTTTTTTGCGAGTCGAACCACTCCTAAAAATGAACCTGTACAAAAATCAATTGATGCCATAATTAAATCATGTACATACATGGGTAAACGAAGAATTGGAGCGCTTATTTCAATTGAACGAGAAACAGGATTAAGTGATTACGCAGAAACGGGTATCCCAATGAATGCGGATCTAACGTCTGAACTTCTCATTAATATCTTTATCCCAAATACGCCCTTGCATGATGGAGCGGTCATTCTTAAAAATGAGACTATTCTTGCGTCAGGCTGTTACTTGCCTTTATCTGAAAATCCATTCATTTCAAAAGAATTGGGTACTAGACACCGTGCGGCACTTGGGGTGAGTGAGGTTACAGATTGTATTACGATCATTGTATCTGAAGAAACAGGAAATATCTCTGTTACGAAAAACGCAGAATTACACCGTGATTTAACGGAGGAAGAACTGCGTGAAATTCTAGAAAAATCAATGCTCTCTGAAGATAAAGCGTCAGCTCCATCACGCTTTAAGTGGGGAGGAAAGAAAAATGGATAGGCTCTTTAATAGCCATTGGTTTGTACGGATCATTGCGTTCTTTGTAGCGCTGATGCTATTTGCCATGGTCAACCAGGATAACCTTGGTAATCAACCAAGTGTTTTGCCGACCATTAGCAATAGCTCCTATACACTTGAAGAAGTAGAGCTGAACGTAAACTATAATGAAGAAGAGTATGCTTTAACCGATGCCCCGGAGACCGTGCAAGTAAAGTTGAGTGGGTCGAGAAGTGCATTGGCTTATTTTCAAATGATGAGACCAACGTATGAGGTTTTTGTTGATGCGACAGAGCTTGAAGAAGGCTCTCATCGTGCCCGGATTGAATATCGTGGATTCCCAAGTGAGCTGTCGGTAGCGGTCACACCAACAACAGCTAATATCGAGCTTCAAGAAATTCAAACCTCGTCCTTTCCTGTTCAGGTAGACCTATTGAATACAGATAGTGTGGAGGAAGGCTATACGGTTGGAACACCAATTGTTACGCCAATTAACGTAGATGTTACGAATGCTAGAGAATTTCTTTCGTATGCAGCAACAGCAAAGGTTTTTGTCGATATGGACAATGCTGAGGGCACGATAGAAGATGAATATCCTGTTCACATTTATAATTCGGATGGGATTGAGCTTGAAATGGATTCAAACCCTAACTTTGTAACGGTGCGCGTTCCAGTGACAAGTCCAAATAAACTGGTCCCTGTTAATATCAAACGAATAGGTAAACTGAAGGCTGGGTTAAGCATTGAACAAATTGAGCTTGAACCAGGTGATGTGACGGTTTATGGACCTGCCGATTATATTGAAAGTCTGGAGTCTCTCGGCGGAGTAGAATTAGATTTAAGCAAAATTGAGGAATCCACAACAATTGAGTTGGACGTGCCTGTTCCTGATGGAGCTGAACGAGTGGAGCCGAAACAGATATCCGTCAATGTGACAGTTGGAGAAGAAGAGGAACGTGAACTCTCCGGTGTCCCGCTGAACATAATGGGAAGATCTGATGAAATGTCGGCCAGGCTCGCCGCAGATCAACCGGCATACATAAATGTAACGGCGTATGGAACAGAGGAGCAATTGAATCGTATGAGCACCTCAGATTTTCAGGCATATGTTGATATTAGTGAAGAAACTGCTGGAGAAAAAGAACTACCGATTGAATTTAATGGACCACAAAATATTCGATTTGAACCGGATGAATCTAAAAATGCAAAATTAACGATTACCGATCAGTCTGAGTAGTAGAGTTGAAGGAGCGATGACAATGGGAGTATATTTTGGAACGGACGGTGTCAGGGGTGTAGCTAACACAGAGCTCACACCTGAACTTGCCTTTAAGCTTGGAAGAGTAGGGGGTTACGTGTTAACCCAGCACAGTGAAGGGCAGCCCCGTGTTTTAATTGGAAGAGACACGCGTATCTCCGGCGAAATGCTTGAAAGTGCACTAGTAGCAGGACTTTTATCAATAGGTGCAGAGGTCATGCGTCTTGGTGTTATTTCAACACCAGGTGTGGCTTACCTAACAAAAAATATCAGTGCGGACGCAGGCGTCATGATTTCAGCCTCACATAATCCTGTGCCAGACAACGGAATTAAATTCTTCGGACCAGATGGCTTTAAGTTAAAGGACGCACAGGAAGCTGAAATTGAAGCGCTATTAGACGCTGAAGAAGATACACTTCCACGTCCAACAGGTGGAGCGCTTGGTCAAACAAATGATTACTTTGAAGGCGGCCACAAGTACATCCAGTTCTTAAAGCAAACGGTAGAGGATGACTTCTCAGGCATCCATGTTGCGCTTGACTGTGCAAACGGAGCAGCCTCTGCACTTGCAAGACATGTTTTCGCTGATCTTGACGCTGACATCTCTGCAATGGGCAGTACGCCAAATGGTGTAAACATTAATGAAGGCTGTGGGTCGACTCATCCAGAAGGACTCGCAGAATTCTTATTAGAAAAAGAAGCCGATATCGGATTGGCTTTTGATGGCGATGCTGACCGTCTAATTGCCGTTGATGAAAAAGGGCAAATTGTTGATGGCGATAAAATCATGTACATTTGCGCGAAGTACTTTAAAGAACATGGCCGACTGAACAACAGCACAGTAGTAACAACGGTTATGAGTAACCTTGGTTTCTACAAAGCACTTGAAGAAGCCGGTATTGATACAAAACAAACAGGCGTTGGCGATCGCTACGTAATGGAAGAAATGCGCAAAGGTAGCTTTAACCTGGGCGGCGAGCAATCTGGTCACATCATTTTCCTTGATTACATCACCACAGGGGACGGAATCCTGTCTGCCCTACAACTTGTGAACATCATGAAAATGACAGGCAAAACGCTTTCAGAACTAGCAGAACCAATGCAAGTCTTCCCGCAGCAGCTTGTGAACATCCGAGTAACGGATAAACACGCAGTCGAAGAAAACGCACTAGTAAAAGAAGCGATCGAAAAAGTAGAAGCAGAAATGAACGGAAACGGCCGCGTCCTCGTGCGCCCATCAGGCACAGAACCACTAGTACGTGTCATGGTAGAAGCTGAAACCGAAGAAAAATGCACGAAATTCGTAGAAGACATCGCAGAAGTGGTACGCGCTGAGATGGGACTACAAGAATAGAGACCGGCTTGTGCCGTCCTCTCGCCGTTTGGGTGAGGGGGCGGTTTTTTTGTGTTGGTGCGCTGGAGTGAGGGTGAGGGGAATGCGCGAGTGGGGATGAAAGTGCGCGGGAACGAGGGTGGAGTGCGCGAGTGAGGATGAAGATGCGCGGGAATGAGGGTGAGGTGCGCGAGTGGGGATGAAAGTGCGCGGGAATGAGGGTGAGGTGCGCGGGAGTGAGGGGAAATGCGCTGGAATAAGGAAGAGGTGCGCTAATTTTAGCTTTAGTAACTCAGCAGAAGGCCCACAATTTTAAGCATTCGCAGGATTTTTGAGCAGAGAGCCCTCGTTTCTGAGCATTCGCAGGATTTTTGAGCAGAGAGCCCTCGATTTTGAGCATTTGCAGGATTTTTGAGCAGAAAGCCCTCGTTTCTGAGCATTTGCAGGATTTTTGAGCAGAGAGCCCTCGTTTCTGAGCATTTGCAGGATTTTTGAGCAGAGAGCCCTCGTTTCTGAGCATTTGCAGGATTTATGAGCAGAGAGCCCTCGATTTTGAGCATTCTCAGGATTTATGAGCAGAGAGCCCACAATTCTGAGCATTCGCAGGATTTCTGAGCGGAGAGCCCTCAATTTTAAGCATTCGCAGGATTTATGAGCAGAGAACCCTCGATTTTGAGCATTTGCGGAAGTTTTGAGCAGAGAGCCCACAATTCTGAGCATTCGCAGGATTTTTGAGCATTTGCTGAGCAAACCTTACCCTCAGCTCTTATGAATCTCTTCCGTCCCAGCCTCAACCGCGGTCATATAATATTGGCATTTATGATCAATGATCTCCATCGTCTTTTTTAGTTCTTCCATTTGTGCCTCTACTTTTGCTTTTCTTTCTAGAAACATCTCATATCTCTGGGTTAAAGAGGAGTCTCCTTCTTGGCACCATTGAATAAAGCCTTTAATTTCTTTAAGTGGCATACCAGTGAGCTTCAGGCATTGGATGATTTTTAGTGCTTCAATGTCTGAGTCTTTAAATAGGCGCTGGCCGCTTGGAGACCTTTCGACAAAAGGCATGAGTCCTTCCTTATCATAGTAACGAAGGGTATGAACCGTTAAATCTAATGTTTCAGCCACTTCCCCAATTGAGTACGTCATAAAAAATCTCCTTTTCCTTATCGGTTTTTCAACCATCTTATCATGATCAGAGGGTTTAAGCTTGACCTAGAGTTAACTTTAGGGATTAATCTTACACTCATAAGGGAAAAGAACCCTTAGAATCTGAATTCATATGGAGGTCATACATTTATGGTAAAAGCAAAAGCACGTGCAGTGGACGGTCCAGATAAAGGATTCCGAGAAGCGGAGATTACAAGACGTGATCTTGATCAACAGGATGTTCTAATTGAGATTAAGTTCGCTGGGATTTGCCACTCCGATATTCACACAGCTCATGGAGAGTGGGGCGAGGTGAACTATCCTTTAGTTCCTGGTCATGAGATTGCTGGAATCGTAACAGAAGTTGGCCCAAATGTAACTAAGTTTAAAGTGGGCGACCGTGTCGGTGTTGGGTGTATGGTTGATTCATGTGGAGAATGTGAAAACTGCCAAAAAGGCGATGAACAGTATTGTAATAAAGGAAATGTCCCTACATACGCTGGGGTTGATAAATATGGTGAGCCGACTCAAGGTGGGTACTCCACTCACATCGTGGTCACAGAAGGATTTGTTGTTCGCATCCCTGACAATATTGAACTGGATGCAGCAGCTCCGTTACTATGTGCAGGAATTACGACGTTCTCCCCGTTAAACCGTTGGAATGCCGGTCCAGGAAAGAAAGTAGCAGTTGTTGGTATGGGTGGACTTGGTCATATGGCTGTGAAGATTGCGCATGCGATGGGAGCAGAGGTTACAGTTCTATCTCAAACGTTAAACAAGCAAGAAGATGGAATGAAATTTGGTGCAAAGGATTATTATGCAACGAAGGATCCGGAAACCTTTGAGAAGCTTGCAGGTACATTTGATCTCATCATTAACACGGTCAGCGCAAAGATTGACGCCGGCGCGTACATTGGTCTTCTTGCCTTAGATGGCACGATGGTAAACGTAGGTGCACCACCTGAACCGTTATCTGTTCATGTGATGTCGTTAATTGGTCGTCGTCGTTCATTTGCAGGATCAATGATTGGTGGCATTCAAGAAACACAGGAGATGCTAGACTTTTGCGCGGAGCACAACATTGCTCCAAACATCGAAGTCATCTCTGCAGATGAAATCGATCATGCGTATGATCGTGTGTTGAACTCTGATGTGAAATACCGTTTTGTAATTGATACGAGCACAATGTAATTAATGGGTGATGGGTGTCCCGACCGTGATGGAAGGGACACCTTTTTTTATTCCTCAATGGATCTAATGACTTTGGCAGGTACTCCTGCAACAATTACGTTATCAGGAACATCTTTAGTAACAACGGCTCCGGCTGAAATGATGGAATTTTCACCAATCGTTACACCTGGCATGATGGTAGCTGCAATGCCAATCCAAGCATTGTTCTTTATGTTGATTGGCTTAGATAGAGTGGATCTTCTTTCAGATGGAGAGATTGGATGATTCGTCGTCACAAGATTTACTTTCGGAGCAATTAATACATGATCACCGATTGTTATCCCTCCTCTATCCATGAATGTACATCCAGAATTAATAAAAACATGACTACCTACAGTTATGTTTTGTCCGAAGTCGGTGTAAAAGGGAGGAAGCAGTTCAAAGGTGGGGTTAATTTCCTGAGTAGTTAACTCAAAGAATTGTTTTCTTACGTCTTCAATTGCATGGTAGCCAGTATTCAGTTTAGCCACCAGCTCTTGCGCTCGCTCAATTGCTTGAGCCATTTTAGGGAATTCAGGATCTTGGATGGATATAGTCTCGCCGGCACGATCGCGATCAAAGATGTCATTCATTTATTCTCACTCCTATAAAAAAGTTTATATTTTTTAACGATAGCACTTAGAGGTAACTCTAGGTAAAGGCTCAATCAGAAACTTCACTACCAATTACCACAAAATTAGACAATTCCCCGAATTGCTCACCACCCGTGACTTTACCGCATAGACTACACGGTAAACCCCACTCTCCGCTTTATTTTCTTGATTGACGATAGGTTGTCAATCAAGTATGATTATTTTGGATTAAATGAGAGGAGGATTGTGTAGAGTTAGTAAGCAACATAAAGCGCCTGAACTGCCCCGCGTACGGATTTTGGGACAGTTGACGAGGAGAGGGTTTATCGATTTTTTCGGCGGATGCCCTCCGGTTGATGCATGACAACCGTCAAGCTTCTGGAAAAAGCATCAGGGTGACCTGGTGGACAAAGCTAGAAGTACCATGCCCATAAAAACTAAAACTGATAAGAGTGGGGGCAAGTATGCCCTCAGGTTGCTTGCCCCCGACTATGGGAGGTAACCATTTATGTGTGGAATTGTAGGTTATGTAGGAACGGAAGATGCAAAGGAAATCTTGCTTCAAGGACTTGAAAAGCTTGAGTACCGTGGCTATGACTCAGCCGGTATCGCTCTAACAAACGAAGA comes from the Alkalihalobacillus sp. FSL W8-0930 genome and includes:
- a CDS encoding sugar O-acetyltransferase translates to MNDIFDRDRAGETISIQDPEFPKMAQAIERAQELVAKLNTGYHAIEDVRKQFFELTTQEINPTFELLPPFYTDFGQNITVGSHVFINSGCTFMDRGGITIGDHVLIAPKVNLVTTNHPISPSERRSTLSKPINIKNNAWIGIAATIMPGVTIGENSIISAGAVVTKDVPDNVIVAGVPAKVIRSIEE
- a CDS encoding MerR family transcriptional regulator — protein: MTYSIGEVAETLDLTVHTLRYYDKEGLMPFVERSPSGQRLFKDSDIEALKIIQCLKLTGMPLKEIKGFIQWCQEGDSSLTQRYEMFLERKAKVEAQMEELKKTMEIIDHKCQYYMTAVEAGTEEIHKS
- a CDS encoding CdaR family protein; amino-acid sequence: MDRLFNSHWFVRIIAFFVALMLFAMVNQDNLGNQPSVLPTISNSSYTLEEVELNVNYNEEEYALTDAPETVQVKLSGSRSALAYFQMMRPTYEVFVDATELEEGSHRARIEYRGFPSELSVAVTPTTANIELQEIQTSSFPVQVDLLNTDSVEEGYTVGTPIVTPINVDVTNAREFLSYAATAKVFVDMDNAEGTIEDEYPVHIYNSDGIELEMDSNPNFVTVRVPVTSPNKLVPVNIKRIGKLKAGLSIEQIELEPGDVTVYGPADYIESLESLGGVELDLSKIEESTTIELDVPVPDGAERVEPKQISVNVTVGEEEERELSGVPLNIMGRSDEMSARLAADQPAYINVTAYGTEEQLNRMSTSDFQAYVDISEETAGEKELPIEFNGPQNIRFEPDESKNAKLTITDQSE
- the glmM gene encoding phosphoglucosamine mutase, which produces MGVYFGTDGVRGVANTELTPELAFKLGRVGGYVLTQHSEGQPRVLIGRDTRISGEMLESALVAGLLSIGAEVMRLGVISTPGVAYLTKNISADAGVMISASHNPVPDNGIKFFGPDGFKLKDAQEAEIEALLDAEEDTLPRPTGGALGQTNDYFEGGHKYIQFLKQTVEDDFSGIHVALDCANGAASALARHVFADLDADISAMGSTPNGVNINEGCGSTHPEGLAEFLLEKEADIGLAFDGDADRLIAVDEKGQIVDGDKIMYICAKYFKEHGRLNNSTVVTTVMSNLGFYKALEEAGIDTKQTGVGDRYVMEEMRKGSFNLGGEQSGHIIFLDYITTGDGILSALQLVNIMKMTGKTLSELAEPMQVFPQQLVNIRVTDKHAVEENALVKEAIEKVEAEMNGNGRVLVRPSGTEPLVRVMVEAETEEKCTKFVEDIAEVVRAEMGLQE
- a CDS encoding NAD(P)-dependent alcohol dehydrogenase → MVKAKARAVDGPDKGFREAEITRRDLDQQDVLIEIKFAGICHSDIHTAHGEWGEVNYPLVPGHEIAGIVTEVGPNVTKFKVGDRVGVGCMVDSCGECENCQKGDEQYCNKGNVPTYAGVDKYGEPTQGGYSTHIVVTEGFVVRIPDNIELDAAAPLLCAGITTFSPLNRWNAGPGKKVAVVGMGGLGHMAVKIAHAMGAEVTVLSQTLNKQEDGMKFGAKDYYATKDPETFEKLAGTFDLIINTVSAKIDAGAYIGLLALDGTMVNVGAPPEPLSVHVMSLIGRRRSFAGSMIGGIQETQEMLDFCAEHNIAPNIEVISADEIDHAYDRVLNSDVKYRFVIDTSTM
- the cdaA gene encoding diadenylate cyclase CdaA, coding for MLPFDLPFENVGWLSYFGQIIDILLVTYVIYKLIMIIRGTRAVQLVKGITVILIVWFISGFFGLRTLEFIMSQTLTYGLLAIIIIFQPELRRGLEQLGRGRFFASRTTPKNEPVQKSIDAIIKSCTYMGKRRIGALISIERETGLSDYAETGIPMNADLTSELLINIFIPNTPLHDGAVILKNETILASGCYLPLSENPFISKELGTRHRAALGVSEVTDCITIIVSEETGNISVTKNAELHRDLTEEELREILEKSMLSEDKASAPSRFKWGGKKNG